One genomic region from Maridesulfovibrio ferrireducens encodes:
- the rnfG gene encoding RnfABCDGE type electron transport complex subunit G — MREIIYMLVVLSVICASSGALLVNLKQATKSQIEQQVLTYVQGPALLSVLENRDNDPIMERVQVKDVTIFPAMKDGKLVGIALETFASGYSGNIGVVVGFDVQKDELLGIGITTQTETPGLGTRIAEPAFTRKFTAHGLDSMQVTSKGGDIDGISGATYSSVGTVEAVRKAIEVYQSLKPEINMIWKNS, encoded by the coding sequence ATGCGTGAAATAATATATATGCTTGTGGTTCTGTCTGTAATCTGTGCGTCCTCCGGGGCTTTACTGGTTAACTTGAAACAGGCCACTAAAAGTCAGATCGAACAACAGGTTTTGACCTATGTTCAAGGACCGGCTCTTTTGTCAGTCCTTGAAAACCGCGACAATGATCCAATTATGGAACGTGTGCAGGTAAAGGATGTGACTATTTTCCCTGCTATGAAGGATGGAAAGCTGGTCGGCATTGCTCTTGAAACCTTCGCCTCGGGTTATTCCGGTAACATCGGAGTTGTGGTTGGTTTTGATGTGCAGAAGGATGAACTTCTCGGGATTGGTATCACTACTCAGACCGAAACACCGGGGCTTGGAACGCGTATCGCAGAACCTGCTTTTACCCGTAAGTTCACAGCTCACGGTCTTGATTCCATGCAGGTGACATCTAAAGGTGGCGACATCGACGGTATTTCCGGTGCGACATATTCTTCTGTCGGAACTGTGGAAGCTGTGCGCAAGGCCATTGAAGTTTATCAGTCCCTTAAGCCTGAGATCAATATGATCTGGAAGAATTCATAA
- the rsxE gene encoding electron transport complex subunit RsxE — protein MSRIVKEFIKGLWVELPPFRVLLGLCPTLAVTSTAENGLGMGIAVLCVLTMSNMIISCFRKIIPAKVRIACFIVIAASLVVAVELLMQAYVYPLYLKLGIFVPLIVVNCLILGRAEAFASKNGVLLSVADALGMGIGFTVSLTFLGALREALGHGTIFGTQVMWDSFEPAALMGMAPGAFVGLGVILASMNALNRYLSRRKGEAPPKVMNSGCASCGACGGIENLNAK, from the coding sequence ATGAGCCGTATAGTCAAAGAATTTATCAAAGGACTCTGGGTAGAACTTCCTCCGTTCAGGGTGCTTTTAGGCCTGTGTCCCACACTGGCTGTTACTTCCACTGCGGAGAACGGACTGGGTATGGGAATAGCTGTCCTTTGTGTTCTGACCATGTCCAACATGATCATTTCGTGTTTTAGAAAAATTATTCCTGCGAAAGTTCGTATTGCTTGCTTCATCGTAATTGCAGCTTCTTTGGTTGTTGCCGTTGAGTTGCTCATGCAGGCTTACGTCTATCCGCTTTATTTGAAACTTGGAATTTTTGTTCCGCTTATTGTTGTGAACTGCCTGATTTTGGGGCGCGCTGAAGCTTTCGCTTCTAAGAACGGTGTTCTTCTGTCCGTTGCGGATGCACTCGGTATGGGAATCGGTTTTACCGTGTCACTGACTTTTCTGGGCGCACTTCGAGAAGCTCTTGGGCATGGAACCATCTTTGGAACTCAGGTTATGTGGGATTCTTTCGAGCCTGCGGCCCTTATGGGTATGGCTCCCGGGGCATTTGTCGGACTGGGAGTAATTTTAGCTTCCATGAACGCTCTGAACAGATACCTGAGTCGTAGAAAGGGTGAGGCTCCGCCTAAAGTTATGAATTCCGGTTGCGCCTCTTGCGGTGCCTGTGGCGGCATTGAAAACCTCAACGCTAAATAA
- a CDS encoding electron transport complex protein RnfA, which produces MEYFLLFISAIFINNIVLVQYLGACPFMGTSKSTDVAMGMGGAVIFVVLMATALTWPLHQYVLIPYGLEYLQTIVFILVIASLVQFVEMFLKKVLPPLYKSLGLFLPLITTNCAVLGVAIMVQRNEYSFIKSMMYGLASGIGFLIALVIISSIRERLDIAPVPYVFRGVPIALIMAGVMSLAFFAFQGMAA; this is translated from the coding sequence ATGGAATATTTCCTACTGTTTATCTCTGCGATTTTCATAAACAACATTGTACTGGTTCAGTACCTTGGGGCTTGTCCTTTCATGGGAACCTCCAAATCTACAGATGTTGCGATGGGAATGGGTGGAGCAGTTATATTTGTTGTCCTGATGGCTACAGCTCTAACTTGGCCCCTGCATCAGTATGTGCTCATTCCTTATGGTCTTGAGTATTTGCAGACTATCGTTTTTATTCTGGTCATTGCATCACTTGTGCAGTTTGTTGAGATGTTCCTCAAGAAAGTTCTTCCGCCTCTATATAAATCACTAGGGCTTTTTCTGCCGCTCATCACCACCAACTGTGCGGTGCTCGGTGTGGCAATTATGGTTCAGCGCAACGAATACTCATTTATCAAGTCTATGATGTACGGGTTGGCTTCAGGTATCGGCTTTCTGATTGCTCTGGTTATTATTTCGTCCATCCGGGAAAGACTTGATATTGCTCCGGTTCCGTATGTTTTCAGAGGTGTACCTATCGCTCTGATTATGGCCGGTGTCATGTCACTGGCGTTTTTCGCATTTCAGGGAATGGCTGCTTAA
- a CDS encoding FAD-dependent oxidoreductase: MVTSSILILFLLGLIAASVLAVASKVLHVEEDPRIAKVEGCFPGANCGGCGYPGCSAAAGAIVQGKAGPEICVAGGAEIAENIALIMGVDAAFKEPKVANNICTGGSRANLLFDYEGVEDCRAEALLYGGEKTCGLGCIGLGSCVKVCGFDAIRLNDDGIPVVDMNACRSCGKCADVCPTGAIRISGMTMDLLHLNKIDDCLAPCMQKCPAQIDVRTYINQMKLGDMRGALLTMKERNPLPLAVGRLCPAPCETICRRNIADDGVAIHTLHRFVADWEMNSGSRLKLDCNPATGHKVAIIGGGPAGLSCAYFLRRIGHEPVIFEKREQIGGMMKGIIPEYRLPAKVVDWEVQSILDLGVDVHTGVEFGKDITIKSLEEEGYEAIFIATGAWKVPDLKVENSDVEGVVDAVTFLEQIGKSITDLKGRKIVVVGDTNTAMDVVRSAARLGCDVTSLIDCIQRKMSANKNEVKRAAELGSDLRFLTRPTRILAEDGKVSGIEYCEVQYDDPKKATGVPKPVEGTDTVIDADLIVVATTRLIDIAPFMDEEGALLFAINKKTGGIEANTLSLQTKNPKVFVGGEVHSGRSILIQAVADGRRAARGIHHFITEGAIPEPKNPQLRVMPETILKNMAVTYTIPKIKVPEISVEERRSTFKEEVKGSIVYEAARKEGSRCLRCGLTCYDAEAGAEYAQDADVQKFSELGKE; this comes from the coding sequence ATGGTAACTTCTTCTATTCTGATTTTATTTTTACTAGGTCTTATCGCGGCTTCTGTTCTGGCTGTGGCATCAAAAGTTCTGCACGTGGAAGAAGATCCGCGTATTGCAAAAGTTGAAGGATGTTTTCCCGGCGCAAACTGTGGTGGCTGTGGTTATCCCGGTTGTTCTGCTGCTGCGGGAGCAATTGTTCAAGGTAAAGCTGGTCCTGAAATATGTGTTGCGGGCGGTGCCGAGATTGCAGAAAATATAGCATTAATCATGGGCGTAGATGCTGCATTCAAAGAACCCAAGGTTGCTAATAATATTTGTACAGGCGGTTCTCGCGCAAATTTATTGTTTGACTATGAGGGCGTTGAAGATTGCCGCGCTGAAGCATTGCTTTACGGCGGTGAAAAAACTTGCGGGCTTGGCTGTATAGGGCTTGGCTCTTGCGTCAAAGTTTGCGGTTTTGATGCCATCCGTCTTAACGACGACGGTATTCCAGTAGTCGATATGAACGCCTGCCGTTCCTGTGGTAAATGTGCCGACGTCTGTCCCACCGGAGCCATCCGGATCAGCGGTATGACTATGGATCTTCTGCATCTTAATAAAATTGACGATTGTCTGGCCCCTTGCATGCAGAAATGTCCGGCTCAGATAGACGTTCGCACTTATATTAATCAGATGAAGCTCGGTGATATGCGTGGAGCACTGCTGACCATGAAGGAGCGCAACCCGCTTCCGCTGGCAGTAGGGCGTCTTTGTCCCGCCCCGTGTGAAACTATTTGCCGCCGTAATATTGCTGATGACGGCGTTGCTATTCACACCTTGCATCGTTTCGTTGCAGATTGGGAAATGAACTCCGGTTCACGCCTCAAGCTGGATTGCAATCCGGCGACAGGTCATAAGGTTGCAATTATAGGCGGGGGACCGGCAGGCCTTTCCTGTGCATATTTCTTGCGTCGTATCGGTCATGAACCTGTTATCTTTGAAAAGCGTGAACAGATAGGTGGTATGATGAAGGGGATTATCCCTGAATACCGCTTGCCTGCAAAGGTTGTTGACTGGGAAGTTCAGTCTATCCTCGATCTTGGTGTCGATGTGCATACCGGAGTTGAATTCGGTAAGGATATTACTATTAAGAGTCTTGAAGAAGAAGGTTACGAAGCAATCTTTATTGCAACCGGAGCATGGAAAGTCCCTGACCTTAAAGTTGAAAATTCTGACGTCGAAGGCGTTGTGGATGCCGTTACTTTTCTTGAACAGATTGGTAAGTCTATAACAGATTTAAAAGGCAGAAAAATAGTTGTTGTCGGTGACACTAACACTGCCATGGATGTTGTTCGCAGTGCAGCCCGTCTTGGTTGTGATGTCACTTCATTAATAGATTGTATTCAGCGCAAAATGTCCGCCAATAAAAACGAAGTTAAACGCGCCGCCGAGCTTGGCAGTGATCTTAGATTTCTGACAAGACCTACCCGCATTCTTGCTGAAGATGGAAAAGTCAGTGGTATTGAATATTGCGAAGTTCAGTATGATGACCCCAAAAAAGCTACAGGAGTCCCCAAACCTGTTGAAGGAACTGATACTGTTATAGACGCGGATCTGATTGTAGTTGCAACCACACGTCTGATAGATATTGCTCCCTTTATGGATGAAGAAGGCGCTCTTCTTTTTGCTATAAACAAGAAAACAGGTGGAATCGAAGCAAACACTCTTTCTTTGCAAACCAAAAACCCCAAAGTTTTTGTCGGTGGAGAAGTTCATTCCGGTCGTAGTATTCTTATTCAGGCAGTAGCTGACGGAAGACGAGCCGCACGTGGTATTCATCACTTTATCACCGAAGGGGCTATTCCAGAGCCGAAGAATCCGCAGCTTCGTGTTATGCCGGAAACCATTCTTAAGAATATGGCTGTGACCTATACCATTCCTAAAATCAAAGTTCCGGAGATTTCCGTTGAAGAACGGAGATCGACATTCAAAGAAGAGGTCAAAGGTTCCATTGTGTACGAGGCAGCCCGTAAAGAAGGTAGTCGTTGTCTACGCTGTGGACTGACTTGCTACGACGCTGAAGCCGGTGCTGAGTATGCTCAAGATGCTGATGTGCAGAAATTCTCTGAGCTGGGCAAGGAGTAG
- a CDS encoding FAD:protein FMN transferase: MAKNRFSRRSFMKTLAATGIGAAFVSTPVAAAMRIASAMRIGDKRYKVSETRFLMGTYVAITALHESKDAAEQATAKAFAEIDRLAALFDRHQSSTPVSVLNETGRLTDVAPELFYVMKKAQTFNSCSKGAFDATVLPVVEMLSKHANPKGQINLTRNDLDDALDLVDSDALKISNREIYFDKQGMAVTLDGIGKGFIVDCASEILSANGVINHLINAGGDIRAGGERSKGQPWIVAIEDPAKKGNYPAVIQLKDAAVATSGGYEVYFDADRFHHHVVDPRTSVSPTQILSVSVIAPTVMQADALSTSAFVMTPQNSINFVNEQKNSECLIVNALEKKLSSKNWNCMVRV; encoded by the coding sequence GTGGCTAAAAATCGTTTTTCCAGACGTTCATTTATGAAAACCCTTGCTGCAACTGGAATCGGAGCGGCATTTGTGTCCACTCCGGTTGCTGCAGCAATGCGCATCGCCAGTGCCATGCGTATAGGCGATAAACGTTACAAAGTCAGCGAAACCCGTTTTCTCATGGGAACTTATGTAGCCATTACAGCTCTGCATGAATCAAAAGATGCGGCAGAACAGGCTACAGCCAAGGCTTTTGCTGAAATTGACCGCCTTGCAGCATTGTTTGACCGTCATCAGTCCAGCACACCTGTATCCGTGCTTAACGAAACGGGCAGATTAACTGATGTGGCACCTGAATTATTTTACGTTATGAAAAAAGCTCAGACATTCAACAGCTGTTCTAAAGGTGCTTTTGATGCCACGGTTCTTCCTGTTGTGGAAATGCTGAGCAAGCATGCCAATCCTAAAGGGCAGATAAATCTGACTAGAAACGATCTGGATGATGCTCTGGATCTTGTAGATTCAGATGCACTTAAAATTTCTAATAGAGAAATTTATTTCGACAAGCAGGGCATGGCTGTGACTCTCGATGGCATTGGTAAAGGGTTTATTGTTGATTGTGCCTCTGAAATTTTGTCTGCAAACGGTGTGATCAATCACCTGATTAACGCAGGTGGCGACATTCGTGCCGGTGGTGAGCGTTCTAAGGGGCAACCTTGGATCGTCGCTATTGAAGATCCTGCTAAAAAGGGCAATTACCCTGCTGTAATTCAACTTAAAGATGCGGCAGTGGCTACTTCCGGTGGATATGAAGTCTATTTTGATGCGGACCGGTTCCATCATCATGTAGTTGATCCGCGTACGTCCGTATCCCCCACACAGATCTTGAGTGTTTCAGTCATCGCTCCCACTGTTATGCAAGCGGACGCACTTTCCACTTCCGCATTTGTTATGACTCCTCAAAACAGCATTAATTTTGTTAATGAACAAAAAAATAGTGAATGTTTGATAGTCAATGCCTTAGAAAAAAAATTAAGTTCTAAAAATTGGAATTGTATGGTAAGAGTTTAG
- a CDS encoding ABC transporter ATP-binding protein, translated as MFNPKAANEEWCAMSQIAEEILRVEDIGKNFTTGLIRRTQNQALKDVSFSLSQNKCLAIIGESGSGKTTIGRIILGAEKPSSGTVYCNGKNIFSNNKKTFFRNDTQMIPQDATASLNPAMKVRDLLLEPFKISRTINDNRNFLIEKSLATGKLTRDLLDRYPHELSGGQRQRIAIARTLSLDPSLIIADEPAASLDRSIQAHVLSILKRKVEENNKSLILITHDLRSMRLMADYVAVLYYGHIVEYGTVSDIIDTPYHPYTKALVSSVLGLKPGSERIKLTGESPSPSTPPSGCPFHPRCTNSVESCTNELPPLREINKDHKVRCCY; from the coding sequence GTGTTCAACCCAAAAGCCGCTAATGAAGAATGGTGTGCGATGTCCCAGATAGCTGAAGAAATACTTAGAGTGGAAGATATCGGAAAAAATTTTACAACAGGACTCATACGCCGAACTCAAAATCAAGCCCTGAAAGACGTTTCTTTTTCTCTATCACAAAACAAATGTCTAGCAATAATAGGGGAATCTGGATCAGGGAAAACAACCATCGGAAGAATTATTCTTGGTGCGGAAAAACCATCAAGCGGAACTGTGTATTGCAATGGAAAGAATATTTTCAGTAATAATAAAAAAACATTTTTTCGCAATGACACTCAAATGATCCCGCAAGATGCAACAGCAAGCTTGAATCCAGCTATGAAAGTACGAGACCTGCTGCTTGAGCCTTTTAAAATTTCCCGAACAATAAATGATAACCGGAATTTTCTAATTGAAAAATCACTGGCGACAGGCAAACTCACCCGCGACCTTCTGGACAGATACCCGCATGAGCTGTCGGGCGGACAACGCCAGCGAATAGCTATCGCCCGCACTCTTAGCCTTGATCCCTCATTGATTATTGCAGATGAGCCGGCAGCTTCTCTGGATCGATCAATACAAGCTCATGTTTTATCAATTCTTAAAAGAAAGGTTGAAGAAAATAACAAGTCACTTATTTTAATTACACATGATCTGAGATCGATGCGTCTCATGGCAGATTATGTGGCAGTGCTGTATTACGGGCATATCGTAGAGTATGGGACCGTTTCAGATATAATAGACACACCATACCATCCCTATACTAAAGCTCTGGTTTCATCCGTGCTGGGACTAAAGCCGGGTTCTGAAAGAATCAAATTAACGGGAGAATCACCAAGCCCCTCAACTCCTCCTTCTGGATGTCCGTTTCATCCTCGCTGCACAAATTCAGTTGAATCATGTACAAATGAACTTCCACCGCTTCGGGAAATAAATAAAGACCACAAGGTTAGATGCTGTTACTAA
- a CDS encoding ABC transporter ATP-binding protein: MKNPSPLLEIKDLSIKFPSEAGVVSVVDDFNLSIGRFDHCCLLGESGCGKTVAALSILNLLPSSAVIEGEVLFNNKNLLDLKPAEIRQIRGKDIAIIFETPASCLNPVMSVGDQISEVIKRQGFTRKQARNASEELLARTGVSDPKKRARQFPHQFSGGMLQRVMIAMALAAKPKLLIADEPTTALDPTVQIQIIELIQDVVNELSSSLLLITHDLDVASELCGNVAAMYAGQIVETGSLHKVFNSPRHPYVQALMKTFDHNRFRPIGGSPPPLTCPPEGCRFHPRCPEAEKLCSTQKPLMKNGVRCPR; this comes from the coding sequence ATGAAAAATCCTTCCCCGCTTCTTGAAATAAAGGATCTTTCAATAAAATTTCCATCGGAAGCAGGAGTTGTATCGGTTGTTGATGATTTTAATCTTTCTATCGGCAGGTTCGATCACTGCTGCCTGCTCGGCGAATCCGGTTGCGGCAAGACTGTAGCAGCCTTGTCTATACTGAACCTCCTGCCGTCATCAGCGGTTATCGAAGGGGAAGTACTGTTTAATAACAAAAACTTACTTGATCTCAAACCTGCCGAAATAAGACAGATCCGCGGCAAAGATATAGCCATAATATTTGAAACTCCGGCATCTTGTCTTAACCCGGTTATGAGTGTTGGAGACCAGATTTCTGAGGTAATCAAACGGCAGGGATTCACCAGAAAACAAGCACGTAATGCATCAGAAGAGCTACTCGCCAGAACTGGTGTTTCTGATCCCAAAAAACGGGCACGCCAATTTCCGCATCAGTTTTCGGGAGGTATGCTTCAACGCGTAATGATCGCGATGGCCCTCGCAGCCAAGCCCAAACTGCTGATTGCGGATGAACCTACTACAGCCCTTGATCCAACAGTGCAGATACAAATTATTGAGCTTATTCAAGATGTCGTAAACGAATTATCCTCATCACTGCTGCTCATTACTCATGATCTGGATGTTGCTTCGGAACTTTGTGGAAATGTTGCGGCAATGTACGCTGGACAGATTGTTGAAACAGGATCGTTGCACAAGGTGTTCAACTCTCCCCGCCATCCATACGTGCAAGCCTTGATGAAGACCTTTGATCATAACAGGTTCCGCCCCATCGGAGGCAGTCCTCCTCCGCTCACGTGTCCCCCCGAAGGATGCCGTTTTCACCCTCGCTGCCCTGAAGCTGAAAAATTGTGTTCAACCCAAAAGCCGCTAATGAAGAATGGTGTGCGATGTCCCAGATAG
- a CDS encoding ABC transporter permease: MFKPRFISKSFILGLLIISTIVAAGIAAPEIVPNNPLEQNLRHRLKGPDSTYPLGTDYLGRCVASRLIYAIRPSIGLALTVTIITSLVGMAVGVIAGCFPRLDGLIMRITDCFFAFPGIVAALLCIAITGPGLTGLILAISIPGWPKFARVARSITRTAMNGLHVETVRAMGAGRIYIIRTCVLPELWPQITTIATIGVSGKVTAIAGLGFLGLGIQPPTPEWGTMMSKGLPTLAIAPHIPLIAGLCLAVSAMGFTLAGEGLRDMLDPHCYKKALSSPQLEEI, translated from the coding sequence ATGTTTAAGCCTCGCTTCATCAGCAAGTCATTCATTCTAGGACTACTCATAATTTCAACAATCGTGGCAGCAGGTATTGCAGCACCTGAGATTGTTCCCAATAATCCATTGGAGCAAAATCTTAGGCATCGCCTGAAAGGACCGGACTCAACCTATCCCCTCGGAACCGACTATCTAGGCAGATGTGTAGCCAGCAGACTTATTTACGCTATTCGTCCTTCTATAGGACTTGCGTTGACAGTTACAATAATCACTTCACTGGTAGGAATGGCGGTAGGAGTAATAGCAGGATGTTTTCCAAGACTTGACGGGTTGATTATGCGCATAACCGATTGTTTCTTTGCCTTTCCGGGAATTGTCGCAGCACTATTGTGCATTGCTATTACAGGGCCGGGATTAACAGGACTCATACTGGCAATTTCTATCCCCGGATGGCCCAAATTCGCACGGGTTGCCCGCAGTATTACACGTACAGCCATGAACGGCCTCCATGTAGAAACAGTGCGGGCAATGGGAGCAGGAAGAATATATATCATAAGGACTTGCGTCCTTCCTGAGCTTTGGCCCCAGATAACTACAATTGCAACTATAGGTGTCAGTGGAAAAGTAACTGCCATAGCAGGCCTTGGATTTCTGGGGCTTGGCATACAGCCCCCCACACCGGAATGGGGAACAATGATGAGCAAGGGGCTCCCAACACTAGCAATAGCTCCTCACATCCCCCTTATCGCAGGACTCTGCCTTGCTGTTTCTGCAATGGGATTTACTCTGGCGGGTGAAGGGTTAAGGGATATGCTTGATCCGCATTGTTATAAGAAAGCTCTTTCGTCCCCTCAGCTGGAGGAAATCTAA